A single region of the Lotus japonicus ecotype B-129 chromosome 4, LjGifu_v1.2 genome encodes:
- the LOC130714170 gene encoding zinc finger CCCH domain-containing protein 34-like, whose protein sequence is MDEDLLKRNTDCVYFLASPLTCKKGAECEYRHNEVARLNPRDCWYWLSGSCLNPTCAFRHPPLDGHTGGPSEPAKSSLPPYKTMVPCYYFYNGFCNKGDRCSFLHGPDDSFLSAKPVKNDNGSTTSTLKLENKTSSGNKTGVASTPSETHVDQSLTASKASSDFKLQPKEDPQLPLPENVGQKGDCLELSALDCKAASVTGSDSLLPDDGFVRKTSDLHTEESSEEQVNSHIEPEERWESSPGFDVLVQDESEILGYEDDSEYLPVLDMDDQELNEQYSGYEFKDPAEYDTMCPDDDILYEQGTNDVYRCFDRDFMYANGGKNHAYTREIILDSIFSRKRIHISDEMAACDKSLDLRDHLRGRREINGPPGTDFLRRDESPLMFQNQERHQRRSIHQRLSRRLTSELGFSTIDSTGQVEALSIANKHGAFRHSQQHRPRKHYREKQQFPSSKVSKKPASKRRRFVQESTAFSGPKTLAEIKEEKMKKAEGSLHCESTSSGFENPEPLSEIVKGKRTTG, encoded by the exons ATGGATGAAGATTTGCTCAAACGCAACACCGATTGCGTCTATTTCTTGGCTTCACCCCTCACTTGCAAGAAG GGGGCTGAATGTGAGTATCGGCATAACGAGGTTGCGAGGCTTAACCCGAGAGATTGCTGGTACTGGTTATCTGGAAGCTGCCTTAACCCAACTTGTGCTTTTAGACACCCT CCATTGGATGGGCATACTGGAGGGCCATCTGAACCCGCAAAATCTTCATTGCCTCCATACAAAACAATGGTTCCCTGTTATTATTTCTACAATGGATTTTGCAACAAAGGTGACAGATGCTCATTTTTGCACGGGCCCGATGATAGCTTTCTTAGTGCAAAGCCTGTGAAGAATGACAATGGCAGCACTACTAGTACACTCAAACTAGAAAATAAAACTTCATCAGGAAATAAAACAGGTGTAGCATCAACACCAAGTGAAACACATGTTGACCAATCTTTAACTGCCTCAAAAGCTTCTTCTGATTTTAAACTTCAGCCTAAGGAAGATCCTCAGCTACCATTACCCGAAAATGTAGGACAAAAAGGTGATTGCCTGGAGCTATCTGCTTTAGACTGCAAAGCAGCTTCAGTGACTGGTTCAGACTCTCTGCTTCCAGATGATGGCTTTGTTCGTAAAACATCTGATTTACACACTGAAGAGAGTTCAGAGGAACAAGTGAATAGTCACATAGAGCCTGAGGAGCGGTGGGAATCGTCCCCTGGATTTGATGTTCTTGTTCAGGATGAATCAGAGATCTTGGGTTATGAGGATGATTCTGAATATTTACCAGTGCTTGATATGGATGACCAGGAACTGAATGAGCAATACTCAGGGTATGAATTTAAAGATCCAGCTGAGTATGATACTATGTGCCCGGACGATGATATTCTGTATGAAcaaggaacaaatgatgtttACAGATGCTTCGATAGAGATTTTATGTATGCTAATGGTGGAAAAAACCATGCTTACACCAGAGAGATAATCTTGGATTCCATATTTTCCAGGAAAAGGATTCATATTTCGGATGAGATGGCTGCTTGTGACAAGAGCTTAGATCTGCGTGATCATCTGAGGGGACGTAGGGAGATTAATGGTCCTCCTGGTACAGATTTCTTAAGAAGGGATGAATCACCTTTGATGTTTCAAAACCAGGAAAGGCATCAAAGGCGTAGCATTCATCAGCGGCTAAGTAGAAGGTTGACATCAGAATTGGGATTTAGCACTATAGACTCGACTGGACAGGTTGAAGCTCTTTCAATTGCTAACAAGCATGGGGCATTTAGGCATTCCCAGCAACATAGGCCAAGAAAGCACTATAGAGAAAAGCAGCAGTTTCCTTCATCTAAAGTATCCAAGAAACCAGCTTCAAAGCGAAGGAGATTTGTTCAGGAATCCACTGCATTTTCAGGACCTAAGACTCTTGCAGAAATTaaagaagagaagatgaagaaggctGAAGGAAGTTTGCATTGTGAAAGCACATCATCTGGTTTTGAGAATCCAGAACCTCTGAGTGAAATTGTCAAGGGCAAAAGGACCACGGGTTGA
- the LOC130711736 gene encoding NADH-cytochrome b5 reductase-like protein produces MAFFMRRVAKATPIAFRFSAGGGQSNNNNSSSFRLPFTAIAAISGAASLFYCSSSPYLVHSEQIAEEETKRDIALNPDKWLEFKLQDTARVSHNTQLFRFSFDPTKKLGLDIASCLLTRAPLGQDAEGKPKYVVRPYTPISDPESKGYFDLLIKVYPEGKMSQHFASLKPGDVVEVKGPVEKLRYTPNMKKHIGMIAGGSGITPMLQIIEAILKNPDDNTKISLLYANVSPDDILLKQKLDVLATSHPNLKVYYTVDNPTKNWRGGAGYISKDVVVKGLPEPSDDTLILVCGPPGMMKHISGEKAKDWTQGEVSGILKEAGYTEQMVYKF; encoded by the exons ATGGCGTTTTTCATGCGGAGGGTTGCGAAGGCCACTCCGATCGCCTTCAGATTCAGCGCCGGCGGCGGCCaatccaacaacaacaactcctCCTCTTTCCGGCTACCCTTCACGGCGATTGCTGCCATTTCCGGCGCCGCCTCCCTCTTTTACTGCTCTTCCTCTCCCTACTTG GTTCACTCTGAACAAATTGCAGAAGAGGAAACTAAAAGAGATATTG cgCTTAATCCTGATAAGTGGCTTGAATTTAAGTTGCAAGATACTGCTAGGGTTAGTCACAATACTCAGTTGTTCAG GTTTTCGTTTGATCCCACTAAGAAGTTGGGTTTGGATATTGCTTCTTGCCTTCTTACCAG GGCTCCATTGGGACAAGATGCAGAAGGAAAACCAAAATATGTCGTACGCCC GTATACCCCTATATCGGATCCAGAATCCAAgggatattttgatttgttaatCAAG GTGTATCCTGAAGGAAAAATGAGCCAACATTTTGCCAGCTTAAAACCAGGTGATGTGGTTGAAGTGAAAGG GCCTGTTGAAAAGCTCAGATATACTCCTAATATGAAGAAGCATATTGGAATG ATTGCTGGCGGGTCAGGAATTACTCCTATGCTTCAGATAATTGAGGCTATATTGAAGAATCCTGATGACAACACCAAG ATATCATTGCTTTACGCCAATGTCTCCCCAGATGACATTCTGCTTAAACAGAAGCTTGACGTTCTAGCTACAAGCCACCCAAACTTAAAG GTATACTACACTGTAGATAATCCAACAAAAAATTGGAGAGGAGGTGCAGGTTACATATCAAAGGATGTGGTTGTGAAAGGCTTACCTGAGCCTAGTGATGATACTCTTATACTT GTGTGTGGTCCCCCTGGGATGATGAAACATATATCTGGTGAAAAGGCCAAGGACTGGACACAGGGAGAg GTTTCTGGCATACTCAAAGAGGCTGGATATACTGAACAAATGGTCTACAAATTTTGA
- the LOC130715180 gene encoding MAPK kinase substrate protein At1g80180, with translation MAEGLQKSVSSFRRSGSSGLVWDDKFLSGITDQSQNQQENEGGGGAREQRQGLQRSRSGSASAGPYRTVNVAPPLEDPPSPKVAACCFFGGKQKPAGGGGAGTRKANTKSKKRR, from the coding sequence ATGGCTGAGGGTCTGCAGAAATCAGTCTCATCATTCAGAAGAAGTGGGTCTTCTGGGTTGGTGTGGGATGACAAGTTCCTCTCTGGAATCACCGACCAGAGCCAAAACCAACAAGAGAAtgaaggaggaggtggtgccAGAGAACAGAGACAGGGTCTGCAGAGGAGCAGATCAGGATCAGCTTCAGCTGGCCCATATCGGACGGTCAACGTTGCTCCGCCGTTGGAGGACCCACCTTCTCCGAAGGTAGCAGCTTGTTGTTTCTTTGGTGGGAAACAGAAGCCAGCTGGTGGCGGCGGAGCTGGAACGCGTAAAGCCAATACCAAGTCAAAGAAACGAAggtga